The nucleotide sequence GGCGAACCCTGATCCTTGCGACCGCTGCCTTCCAATCGACTGATCAGACGCACGGACATGTCGTGATCACAGGCGATTTGGCAGCTGAGCCGTACACCAGGCTGGTCGACTTCACGGACTTTTAACGTTTCTTTTTCCGCGGCGGTCATTTTGTCCGGTTCGCCGTCCAAAAATTCGACGCGACACGTCGTGCATCGGCTGACGCCGCCACAGGCGTGCAATTGATCCGTCCCGGCGTCGTCGACCAGAGCCTTGATCAACCGCTTTCCAGGGGCGACTTCGAATTCGCCCACGCCTTCGATCGTCAATTTTGGCATCGCTGTTACCTCGTGCTGATGGGAATCGGTGGTGCGGGATCGATGGCAAAAAACTGGTCGATCCCAGCGGAAGACCGAACACTGTAGTGTCCGGTGTGGCGGTGCACAGTCCGCCAAACGGCCCGTCGGGCGGGGGTAACGACAAACTTTCGTCACGCCGGCATCGTCAAGACAGACTTGGCCGTTAAACTGGTGGGCTTGGCTGATACACGAAACGCGAACGGATTTTCCTGTATGGATTTGCTTTCAAGTGATTCACTAGCAGCATTTGGCTTGTTGGTGGTGGAAGCCGCACAAAATCTGGTCGACGTCCACGATGAATCGCTGGACAAACGCGCCGCGTTGCTGAAAGTCGAACAGCCCACATTGCACCAGAACGATGGGGATATCCGATTCGATTTTCGTGTCGCCGGGAATCGTCAAAAAACCGAAACCGTCCAGATCCACATCATTCCCGACGACGATATCGACTTGGACGAAGTCGAAGCCTTCCAGGTTTCGTTGCGTGCCGACGCGGTTTGCGAATGCGTCAGTTTTCAACGCGACGGTTCGTGTCCGCACACGTTGGCCAGTGCCTGGTGGCTTCAAGAACAGTTGGGCCGACGAAACATCCAACAGGTGCTGGAATTTTTCGGGACCCTGGAACGCGATTCTGTATCCGACGGTCGCGAACTGGTCAAAGAATTGTTGACCCTGGCCGACAATTTACAGCAGTCAGAAGAAGTTCCCACCACGCGGTTGCAATGGCGGATCGGCATCACTGACGCACGTTATTACTGTCCGGTGTCGGTGCGTGCTTATGAACAACGTCCACGCAAAAGCGGTCGAGGATGGACCAAAGGTCGTGAACTGAGGGCTTACGATCTTTTGCAAAGGAATTTCAGCCTCCAGCCGATCGACGGCCAAATCGCCGCATTGGTGGCCGACCCCAGCTACAGCTTCAACGAAGACCACTTCAGCGAATTCCAGGCCATCCGATTGTTGATCGGACACCCCAACGTCGTTTGGGACGACCAGGATGCGCGGGGTGTGTCCGTTCAATCAGGACAATTGTCACTGGCGATCGAAGTTATCGAGATTGACGAAAGCGAAGCCGGTGACCAGGACGGTCCCGATCAAGAATCCTCTCCCGACGATGAAGCGATCCGCACCAAGTTTCGTCCCAAGTTGCACCTTGGCGGGCAACCGCTGAACCCCGAAGCTTGCGATATCATCAAGGGCTACGCCAGTCCGTCCGAACCGGTGCTGTTGATCGTCGATCAGGACCAAGATCGAATCGTCTATTGCCCGCTGCCGTCGCAACGCGCGATTCGCATGTTCGAATTCTTGCTGCGTTCCGATTGGGAAGACGCTTTGCTGGACTTTGAAACGGCCAATTTGTTGGCGGTCCAAGCGTCGAAGATCCATTCGTTGATCAACGTCGACCTGCCGTTGCAACTGGCCGGTCCCTTGGAACCCGTCGAACCCGAACTGGTGATTGAATTACGACCGCGGGTGGGTGCCGGCACCAAGGTCGCGCTGGGAATGCACGACCCACGATTCGAACACTTGATGACGCCCGGTTCGCCGCCGCAGACGGTGACCTGTTTAACGCCCGAGGGCCCCATCCGGCTGGGCCGCGACTTGGCGGTTGAGCGAAACGCGGCCGACCAGGTGACCGAGCGGTTTGCCTTGCATCAATTTTCGTCCGACGGTTCCTATCGCTGGGTCGCCGAAACCGACGAAGACTCGCTGGACTTGTTGGGACGTCTGCACGCCGCCGGCGAAGAAGCCCCGCGAATCATTTGGCCCGAAGGCGAATCGATACGCGTGCGTGGCGAAATCACACCGTCATCGTTGCGAGTCCAGATCGACGACCGGCGTGACTGGTTCGGCATGTCGGGAGTGATCGATCTTCAGGGCCACCAAGTCGCTTTGTCCGATGTCCTGTCGGCGGTTCAAGACAACCGATCGCTCGTCCGTGTCGGTGATCGTGAATTTGCCAAAATCAGTGACGAATTCCGCCAGCGTTTGCGGCAATTAAGTGACAGCGTGGTGTCCGAACGCGGCGGCCTGAAGATCGCTGATGCGGCGGTTCCGTCGGTCCAAGACTTGATCGGCGAAGACGTCATTCTGGAAGCGGCTGATCGCTGGCACCAGTCGATTGAAAATCTGCAATCCTTACACGACTGGACACCTGAAAAGCCTTCCGAATTAGATGTGGAATTTCGGCACTATCAATTGGAAGGTTACCAATGGCTGGCCCGCCTAAGTCGCTGGGGCGTTGGTGGCGTCTTGGCCGATGACATGGGCCTGGGAAAAACGGTTCAAGCGTTGGGTGTTCTGTGCGATCGCGGCGATGGCGGCCCGGCCCTGGTCATCGCGCCGACCAGCGTGGGTGACAACTGGGTCCGCGAAGCAAACCGTTTTGCCCCCACACTGAATCCGATCTTGTATCGCGATTCGAACCGCGATGAATTGATCAAAACTGCCAAAGCCAATGATTTGGTCATTGTCAGTTACCAATTGTTACAGCGGGACGCGAAACGCTTTGCCAGTCGAATCTGGAACACCCTGGTATTGGATGAAGCCCAGTTCATCAAGAACGCACAAACCAAGACGGCCCAGTCCATTCGACGAATCGACGCCAACTGGCGGATCGGACTTTCCGGAACGCCGCTGGAAAATCACCTGGGCGAATTGTGGAGCCTGTTTCGAACCCTGAGCCCTGGATTGCTGGGATCCTGGGATCGTTTCCGCAACCGATTCGCTGAACCCATCGAACGCCACCGCGACGATGAACGTCGCACGTCATTGGCCCGTTTGGTACGTCCATTCATCCTGCGTCGCACCAAAGAAAAAGTGTTGACCGAATTGCCACCGCGGACCGAAATCACGGTGCAGGCGGTTTTGTCCAAGGAAGAACGTCGCTTGTACGAGGAAGCCCGGATGGCCGCGGTCGCGGAATTGTCCGGTGCCGCGATTGCGGAAAAAGGCGAAGGCGATCGCCGAATTCGCACGCTCGCGTGGTTGACCAAACTGCGTCAGCTTTCCTGCCATCCCCAGTTGGTCGATCGCTCGTGGAAAAAGGGTTCGGCCAAACTGAGCCTGATGATGGAATTGATCAACGAGTTGCGTGACGAAGACCATCGGGCGTTGGTGTTCAGCCAGTTCGTCAAGCACTTGGATGTGGTTCGTAAACAATTGGACCAGCAAGGCATCGCCTATCAATACCTGGACGGCAGCACGCCCGCCAAAGAACGCCAACGCCGCGTAGATGCTTTCCAAAATGGTGAAGGCGATCTGTTCTTGATTTCGCTGAAAGCCGGCGGAACGGGCTTGAACCTGACCGCTGCGGATTACGTTTTCCATCTGGATCCTTGGTGGAACCCGGCGGTGGAAGATCAGGCGACCGACCGGGCGCACCGTATCGGCCAAGAACGCCCGGTGACGGTCTATCGTCTGGTCGCCCAAGGGACCATCGAAGAACAGATTCTGCAAATGCACGCCGACAAACGTGAATTGGTCGCCGGTGTGTTGGACGGTACCGATGGGGCAGCCAAACTGAACACCCAAGACTTGATCAACCTGATCAAGGAAGGCGTGGCCCAATCGTAGTTTGTCGGTGACGCCAGATTCCGTCGCGATCCTTTGCCCGCCAACGATTGATCCCAGCGTCTGAACTCTTATTCGACGGCAACAATGGACCTTCGCAAATATCAACGCATCGCACTGTTGACCGACGGATTTTCGACCCCTTTTTTGGCCAAGACCGCCATCAATCTAATGCGGTACCGTGGCGATGATGTGGTCGCGGTGATCGATCGCGATCATGCGGGATCCGACGCCGGTACGGTTCTGGGAATCGATTCGCCAGCGAACGCCGGCATCCCCGTACTTGCAACGATCGATCAACACGACATCGATGCCGTTTTCGTGGGAATCGCGCCACCGGGCGGCAAATTACCGCCACGATGGGACGATCTGATTGCCGCCGCGATCGATCGAGGAATTGACGTCGTCTCGGGACTGCACGAATTTCTATGCAACCGTTCCGAATGGGTTAGTGCGGCCGAGCGATCGGGCAGCCGTTTGATTGACGTTCGCAAAAACGATTTCAGATCCGTCGCCACCTGTGCCGCGTTTGACGAAAATTGCCTGCGCATCCATGCCATCGGTAACGATTGCAGCCTAGGAAAAATGGTGACCTGTTTGGAAATCCAAAAGGGTCTTCAACGTCGCGACCTGGACGCCGGTTTTGCGGCAACCGGACAAACCGGGATCATGATTGCCGGCACAGGTATTCCGATCGATTGCGTGGTCGCCGACTTCGTCAACGGTGCGGCTGAAAGTTTGACGCTGGCCCATCAGAACCACGACGTCTTGTTGATCGAAGGGCAGGGCAGTTTATCCCACCCGATGTTTTCGGCGGTCACGCTAGGCTTGCTGCACGGCTGCGCGCCCGATGGACTGGTGTTCTGTTATCAACCCGGTCGTGATTTCGTCAAAGGGCTTGATGGTGTTGCGATTCCACCGCTGCGTACATTGATGGATTTGTCCGTGGCGATGGCCAATTTGCGACACCCGTGTCGCCTCATCGGGATTGCCGCCAACACATCACTGCTATCCGATGCCGAAGCCGAATCAGAAATGCAGCGAGCTTGCGAGGAATTTGGTTTGCCGGTTTGCGATGTTTATCGCAATGGTCCCGATGTTTTGGTCGATGCCGTGATCCGTCTGAAGCAAGAACAACCATCCTGATGCAGATTTTCAGTGAGACGGTGACGCTGCATCCCGAGCATCCGTTCGGCATTTCTCGAGAGACGATTCCGACACAGCGTAGTGTGATCGTCCAGTTGCAGCATTTGGATCATGTCGGCTGGGGCGAAGTCACCGAGAATCGGTTTTATGGTCGAACCGCCGAATCGATTCAGGAAAACATTCGCATCGCCGCCGACATGCTGTCTGGGATGACGGAATTGCTGACCTGCAACGATGGGGTGAAACAGATCTGGGACCAAATCGCCCAACGGGTCTGGCCGGACACATTTGCTTTGTCGGCGATCGATTCGGCCGTTTGCGATTGGACCGCCAAACACCAGAACGTTCCGACGCATCAGATTTGGGGCTTGGACTGGACTTCAACAGTACCGTCCAGCTTCACCATTGGGTTGGACACCGTCGACCGCATGGTCACGAAACTCCGTCAACGTCCCGGTTGGCCGGTCTACAAGATCAAGCTGGGATCCGATGACGACTTGGACATCGTGCAGCGTCTGCGGGGGGAAACCGATGCGGTATTCCGCGTCGATGCCAACGGCGGCTGGGACGTCGACAAAACGATTGCCATGTCACAGGCAATGGAAACGCTGAACGTTCAGTTTATCGAACAGCCGCTGCCAATTGATGCACCGGAGTCGGCCAAGCGAGATGTCTTCACCCACAGTCGACTGCCCCTGATCGCCGACGAGGATTGCCAAGTTGCGGCGGACGTCGCCAAGTGCTCGGGAATGTATCACGGAATAAGCGTCAAGCTTTGCAAGTGTGGTGGGCTGACACCTGCGATCGAGATGCTACGCCACGCCCGACGCTTGGGGTTGTCAACCATGGTCGGCTGTATGGTGGAAAGCTCCATTGGAATCAGCGCCGCGGCACAGTTGTTGCCACTTCTTGATTTCGCCGACTTGGACGGCGCCGAACTTTTGGATTCTGACCCAGCGATGGGAGCCAGCGTGAACCGAGGAATCGTTACACTTGCGGTCGGCAACGGTCACGCGGCATCCATGCGACAACATTCCGAATGAATAATCCATCTCAACCGGCCTCCACATCGACGATTGGACGATGGCTGAACAGTGCCGCGTTTGCACCATTGGCAATTGTTTTCTGCGTGGTTTTGTCCTTGATCGCCGGCCGGCTGGCTGATGAAAACTGGATCGAGCAATTCACCAGCCA is from Crateriforma conspicua and encodes:
- a CDS encoding dipeptide epimerase — its product is MQIFSETVTLHPEHPFGISRETIPTQRSVIVQLQHLDHVGWGEVTENRFYGRTAESIQENIRIAADMLSGMTELLTCNDGVKQIWDQIAQRVWPDTFALSAIDSAVCDWTAKHQNVPTHQIWGLDWTSTVPSSFTIGLDTVDRMVTKLRQRPGWPVYKIKLGSDDDLDIVQRLRGETDAVFRVDANGGWDVDKTIAMSQAMETLNVQFIEQPLPIDAPESAKRDVFTHSRLPLIADEDCQVAADVAKCSGMYHGISVKLCKCGGLTPAIEMLRHARRLGLSTMVGCMVESSIGISAAAQLLPLLDFADLDGAELLDSDPAMGASVNRGIVTLAVGNGHAASMRQHSE
- a CDS encoding DUF1611 domain-containing protein produces the protein MDLRKYQRIALLTDGFSTPFLAKTAINLMRYRGDDVVAVIDRDHAGSDAGTVLGIDSPANAGIPVLATIDQHDIDAVFVGIAPPGGKLPPRWDDLIAAAIDRGIDVVSGLHEFLCNRSEWVSAAERSGSRLIDVRKNDFRSVATCAAFDENCLRIHAIGNDCSLGKMVTCLEIQKGLQRRDLDAGFAATGQTGIMIAGTGIPIDCVVADFVNGAAESLTLAHQNHDVLLIEGQGSLSHPMFSAVTLGLLHGCAPDGLVFCYQPGRDFVKGLDGVAIPPLRTLMDLSVAMANLRHPCRLIGIAANTSLLSDAEAESEMQRACEEFGLPVCDVYRNGPDVLVDAVIRLKQEQPS
- a CDS encoding DEAD/DEAH box helicase, with the protein product MDLLSSDSLAAFGLLVVEAAQNLVDVHDESLDKRAALLKVEQPTLHQNDGDIRFDFRVAGNRQKTETVQIHIIPDDDIDLDEVEAFQVSLRADAVCECVSFQRDGSCPHTLASAWWLQEQLGRRNIQQVLEFFGTLERDSVSDGRELVKELLTLADNLQQSEEVPTTRLQWRIGITDARYYCPVSVRAYEQRPRKSGRGWTKGRELRAYDLLQRNFSLQPIDGQIAALVADPSYSFNEDHFSEFQAIRLLIGHPNVVWDDQDARGVSVQSGQLSLAIEVIEIDESEAGDQDGPDQESSPDDEAIRTKFRPKLHLGGQPLNPEACDIIKGYASPSEPVLLIVDQDQDRIVYCPLPSQRAIRMFEFLLRSDWEDALLDFETANLLAVQASKIHSLINVDLPLQLAGPLEPVEPELVIELRPRVGAGTKVALGMHDPRFEHLMTPGSPPQTVTCLTPEGPIRLGRDLAVERNAADQVTERFALHQFSSDGSYRWVAETDEDSLDLLGRLHAAGEEAPRIIWPEGESIRVRGEITPSSLRVQIDDRRDWFGMSGVIDLQGHQVALSDVLSAVQDNRSLVRVGDREFAKISDEFRQRLRQLSDSVVSERGGLKIADAAVPSVQDLIGEDVILEAADRWHQSIENLQSLHDWTPEKPSELDVEFRHYQLEGYQWLARLSRWGVGGVLADDMGLGKTVQALGVLCDRGDGGPALVIAPTSVGDNWVREANRFAPTLNPILYRDSNRDELIKTAKANDLVIVSYQLLQRDAKRFASRIWNTLVLDEAQFIKNAQTKTAQSIRRIDANWRIGLSGTPLENHLGELWSLFRTLSPGLLGSWDRFRNRFAEPIERHRDDERRTSLARLVRPFILRRTKEKVLTELPPRTEITVQAVLSKEERRLYEEARMAAVAELSGAAIAEKGEGDRRIRTLAWLTKLRQLSCHPQLVDRSWKKGSAKLSLMMELINELRDEDHRALVFSQFVKHLDVVRKQLDQQGIAYQYLDGSTPAKERQRRVDAFQNGEGDLFLISLKAGGTGLNLTAADYVFHLDPWWNPAVEDQATDRAHRIGQERPVTVYRLVAQGTIEEQILQMHADKRELVAGVLDGTDGAAKLNTQDLINLIKEGVAQS
- a CDS encoding 2Fe-2S iron-sulfur cluster-binding protein; translated protein: MPKLTIEGVGEFEVAPGKRLIKALVDDAGTDQLHACGGVSRCTTCRVEFLDGEPDKMTAAEKETLKVREVDQPGVRLSCQIACDHDMSVRLISRLEGSGRKDQGSPVADDIEPTPNWVEK